The proteins below are encoded in one region of Pseudoduganella armeniaca:
- a CDS encoding chitinase C-terminal domain-containing protein: MKPISNALLLALVAGAIAGCGGGTGEDAGPQAKKLLAGATAAAECAEWSASAVYTQGACVTYQGKTYTAKWWTQNNVPGADQWGPWQLQSTTPTPTPTPTPTPTPTPTPTPTPTPTPTPTPTPTPIPSVPCRPDGLTSPVPNVPYCGVYDANGREKLANGLQRRIVGYFTSWRTGTNGAPAYLVNNIPWDKVTHINYAFATVDGSNKVAIGSGANNPDTGLTWPNVPGAAMDPSLPYKGHFNLLAQYKKKYPAVKVMLSVGGWAGSGGFYTATTNADGSLNAAGINTLADSMVAFLHQYPFFDGIDIDYEHPTTNNEAGNPLDFSISKPRLAGLMKSYNELLRVVRQKLDTAAVADKKYYLLTIAGSASGWVLRGEENMSGLKYLDYASLMSYDLHGGWNQYVGPNAALFDDGNDGELRAGNAYSYGGIGYLNVDWAYRYYRGALQAGRINIGVPYYTRGWKDVTGGTNGLWGTSPTVNDPVACAGIKTCGSGATGIDNVWHDLDPNGKPIPGGGNPLWHALNLQNAIVPDYLDAYGITEKTLTGTYTANYSATLAAPWLWNATRKVFLSTETAQSIAAKTQYVIDNGIGGIMIWELAGDYAWDAAKNGGKGEYFMGYTLTTNIANAFKSAAPYGATRAETALPSTSAKVSIELGGWKLGDSNYPINPVMTVTNRSSVTIPGGSVVEFDYPVSAPANMSDQSGYGLTVIKAGYTGPNNIGGFKANFNRARFTIPSWQSLAPGASVSLTLNYQLPISGPSAYTITVNGVKYALNDEYPDLPVGLK; this comes from the coding sequence ATGAAACCAATCTCGAACGCGCTGCTGCTGGCCCTCGTGGCCGGCGCCATCGCGGGCTGTGGCGGTGGCACCGGCGAGGATGCCGGCCCGCAGGCCAAGAAGCTGCTCGCCGGCGCCACGGCGGCGGCCGAATGCGCCGAGTGGAGCGCCAGCGCCGTCTACACCCAGGGCGCGTGCGTGACCTACCAGGGCAAGACCTACACGGCCAAGTGGTGGACCCAGAACAATGTGCCGGGCGCCGACCAGTGGGGCCCGTGGCAGCTGCAGTCGACCACGCCCACGCCGACCCCGACGCCAACCCCTACTCCCACGCCGACGCCGACCCCGACGCCTACGCCTACGCCAACCCCGACGCCAACCCCAACGCCGACCCCGATCCCGAGCGTGCCATGCCGGCCGGACGGCCTGACCTCGCCGGTGCCGAACGTGCCGTACTGCGGCGTGTACGACGCCAACGGCCGCGAGAAACTGGCCAACGGCCTGCAGCGCCGCATCGTCGGCTACTTCACCAGCTGGCGCACCGGCACCAACGGTGCCCCGGCCTACCTGGTCAACAACATCCCGTGGGACAAGGTCACCCACATCAACTATGCGTTCGCCACGGTGGACGGCAGCAATAAAGTCGCCATCGGCAGCGGCGCCAACAATCCGGACACGGGCCTGACGTGGCCGAACGTCCCGGGTGCGGCGATGGACCCGTCCTTGCCGTACAAGGGCCACTTCAACCTGCTGGCACAGTACAAGAAGAAGTATCCGGCCGTGAAGGTGATGCTGTCGGTGGGTGGCTGGGCCGGCAGCGGCGGCTTCTACACCGCGACCACCAACGCCGACGGCAGCCTGAACGCGGCCGGCATCAATACGCTGGCCGATTCGATGGTGGCGTTCCTGCACCAGTACCCGTTCTTCGACGGCATCGACATCGACTACGAGCACCCGACCACCAACAACGAGGCCGGCAACCCGCTCGATTTCAGCATCTCGAAGCCGCGCCTGGCCGGCCTGATGAAGAGCTACAACGAGCTGCTGCGCGTGGTGCGCCAGAAGCTGGACACGGCGGCCGTCGCCGACAAGAAGTACTACCTGCTGACGATCGCCGGCTCGGCCTCGGGCTGGGTGCTGCGCGGCGAGGAAAACATGTCCGGCCTGAAGTACCTGGACTATGCCAGCCTGATGTCGTATGACCTGCACGGCGGCTGGAACCAGTACGTCGGCCCGAACGCGGCGCTGTTCGACGACGGCAACGACGGCGAACTGCGTGCCGGCAACGCCTACTCGTACGGCGGCATCGGCTACCTGAACGTGGACTGGGCCTATCGCTACTACCGCGGCGCGCTGCAGGCCGGCCGCATCAACATCGGCGTGCCGTACTACACGCGCGGCTGGAAGGACGTTACCGGCGGTACCAACGGCCTGTGGGGCACCAGCCCGACCGTCAACGACCCTGTCGCCTGCGCCGGCATCAAGACCTGCGGCTCGGGTGCGACCGGCATCGACAACGTCTGGCACGACCTGGACCCGAACGGCAAGCCGATCCCGGGCGGCGGCAACCCGCTGTGGCACGCGCTGAACCTGCAGAACGCCATCGTGCCGGACTACCTGGACGCCTATGGCATCACGGAGAAGACGCTGACCGGCACCTACACGGCCAACTACAGCGCCACGCTGGCGGCGCCATGGCTGTGGAACGCCACCCGCAAGGTGTTCCTGTCGACGGAAACGGCGCAATCGATCGCGGCCAAGACGCAGTACGTGATCGACAACGGCATCGGCGGCATCATGATCTGGGAGCTGGCCGGCGACTACGCCTGGGATGCGGCGAAGAACGGCGGCAAGGGCGAGTACTTCATGGGCTACACGCTGACGACCAATATCGCCAACGCCTTCAAGTCCGCCGCGCCGTACGGCGCGACCCGTGCCGAGACCGCACTGCCATCGACCAGCGCCAAGGTGTCGATCGAGTTGGGTGGCTGGAAGCTGGGCGACAGCAACTACCCGATCAATCCGGTGATGACGGTAACCAACCGCAGCAGCGTCACGATCCCGGGCGGCTCGGTGGTGGAGTTCGATTACCCGGTGTCGGCACCGGCCAATATGAGCGACCAGTCGGGCTACGGTCTGACGGTGATCAAGGCGGGCTACACGGGGCCGAACAATATCGGCGGCTTCAAGGCCAACTTCAACCGCGCCCGCTTCACGATTCCGTCGTGGCAGTCGCTGGCCCCGGGCGCCTCGGTGTCGCTGACCTTGAACTATCAGCTGCCGATCAGCGGCCCGTCGGCCTACACGATCACCGTCAACGGCGTGAAGTATGCGCTGAACGACGAGTATCCGGACCTGCCGGTGGGCTTGAAGTGA
- a CDS encoding cupin-like domain-containing protein → MKRRAAVHPIGPVAGIGNDWRRWIAENLVLGSHPDTLAAILHDNGVPPDVARAEIDAALASPYLHGVLRLHSRLAKRDWLLGIQAHLQRMAPPDMTTVVPRRARLDGATFLREHYLTNRPVIITGMLDGCPARHWTLDGLAERFGARTVEVQGGRSADPDYEMNSIAHKAVMPFGDYVAQVRAAGHTNDFYMTANNDGRNRAALAELWDEMPLLPDYLTDERKGFFWLGPAGTVTPFHHDLTNNFMMQLMGRKRVRLIAPCHTPQLYNTRHCFTPVDGRAIDLQRFPALAGMPIAECELAPGEILFLPVGWWHFVEALDISLTVSATHFRWDNDFYSSYPSNHDF, encoded by the coding sequence ATGAAACGACGCGCCGCCGTCCATCCCATCGGTCCCGTCGCCGGCATCGGCAACGACTGGCGCCGCTGGATCGCCGAGAACCTGGTGCTGGGCAGCCATCCGGACACGCTGGCCGCCATCCTGCACGACAACGGCGTGCCGCCCGACGTGGCACGCGCCGAAATCGACGCCGCGCTGGCCAGCCCCTACCTGCACGGCGTGCTGCGCCTGCACAGCCGCCTGGCCAAGCGCGACTGGCTGCTGGGCATCCAGGCGCACCTGCAGCGCATGGCCCCGCCGGACATGACGACCGTGGTGCCACGGCGCGCGCGCCTGGACGGCGCAACCTTCCTGCGCGAGCACTACCTGACCAACCGCCCCGTCATCATCACCGGCATGCTGGACGGCTGCCCGGCGCGCCACTGGACGCTGGACGGCCTGGCCGAACGCTTCGGCGCACGCACGGTGGAGGTGCAAGGCGGCCGTTCGGCCGACCCGGACTACGAAATGAACAGCATCGCCCACAAGGCCGTGATGCCGTTCGGCGACTATGTGGCGCAGGTGCGGGCAGCCGGTCACACGAACGATTTCTACATGACGGCCAATAACGACGGCCGCAACCGCGCCGCCCTGGCGGAGCTGTGGGACGAGATGCCGCTGCTGCCGGACTACCTGACCGACGAACGCAAGGGCTTCTTCTGGCTCGGCCCGGCCGGCACCGTGACGCCGTTCCACCACGACCTGACCAACAACTTCATGATGCAGCTGATGGGCCGCAAGCGCGTGCGCCTGATTGCGCCCTGCCATACGCCGCAGCTGTACAACACGCGCCATTGCTTCACCCCGGTGGACGGACGCGCCATCGACCTGCAGCGCTTCCCGGCGCTGGCCGGCATGCCGATCGCCGAGTGCGAGCTGGCGCCCGGCGAGATCCTGTTCCTGCCCGTCGGCTGGTGGCATTTCGTCGAGGCGCTGGACATCTCGCTCACCGTCTCGGCCACGCACTTCCGCTGGGATAACGATTTCTACAGCAGTTACCCGAGCAACCACGACTTTTAA
- a CDS encoding glycoside hydrolase family 18 protein, which translates to MGAADGHANPDPDAYPDSHANADPDAYADPNAYAYANANPTPTPTPNGREIGSYFAQWGVYGRSYEVADIHTTKTPVNGVQTSVADQLTFINYAFGNVYQKNGGYECGMVTKAESGDGTGGDAYADYQRSPARTVNGQAVPWDAPLSGNFLQLKLLKQAHPNLKVFISLGGWSWSKYFSAAAKTDTLRKQLVKSCVAMFIKGDLPVQDGRGGPGSAKGVFDGIDIDWEYPGGGGMEYNTVDPADKQNFTLLMAEFRAQLDAQGAADGKRYALTAAIGAGGDKIANTEPAKYSQYMDWVNLMTYDFHGGWENTTNFHAPLYRDSADPSTGNVAKYNANDAITTLTAAGMPKNKILLGIPFYGRGWKGVPAGPNGNGLYQTASGPAPGAYEAGIDDYKVLVNKAGQRWYHPQTKQLFLYTSTGEWWSYDDPTVIATKMQYVRDQGLRGAFSWELDGDANGALTSAVWKGR; encoded by the coding sequence GTGGGAGCTGCAGACGGCCACGCCAACCCCGACCCCGACGCCTACCCCGACTCCCACGCCAACGCCGACCCCGACGCCTACGCCGACCCCAACGCCTACGCCTACGCCAACGCCAACCCAACGCCTACGCCTACGCCGAACGGCCGCGAGATCGGCTCCTACTTCGCGCAGTGGGGCGTGTACGGCCGCAGCTACGAGGTGGCCGACATCCACACCACCAAGACGCCAGTCAATGGCGTGCAGACCAGCGTGGCCGACCAGCTCACCTTCATCAACTACGCCTTCGGCAACGTCTACCAGAAGAACGGCGGCTACGAATGCGGCATGGTGACCAAGGCCGAATCGGGCGACGGCACCGGCGGCGATGCTTACGCCGACTACCAGCGCTCACCCGCCCGCACCGTGAACGGCCAGGCCGTGCCGTGGGACGCCCCGCTGTCGGGCAACTTCCTGCAACTGAAGCTGCTCAAGCAGGCGCACCCGAACCTGAAGGTGTTCATCTCGCTGGGTGGCTGGAGCTGGTCGAAATACTTCTCGGCAGCCGCCAAGACGGACACGCTGAGGAAGCAGCTGGTCAAGTCCTGCGTGGCGATGTTCATCAAGGGCGACCTGCCGGTGCAGGATGGCCGCGGCGGTCCCGGCTCGGCCAAGGGCGTATTCGACGGCATCGACATCGACTGGGAATACCCGGGCGGCGGCGGCATGGAATACAACACGGTGGACCCGGCCGACAAGCAGAACTTCACCTTGCTGATGGCCGAATTCCGCGCCCAGCTGGACGCGCAAGGTGCGGCCGACGGCAAGCGCTACGCCCTGACGGCCGCCATCGGTGCCGGCGGCGACAAGATCGCCAACACGGAACCGGCCAAGTACTCGCAGTACATGGACTGGGTCAACCTGATGACCTACGACTTCCATGGCGGCTGGGAGAACACCACCAACTTCCACGCGCCGCTGTACCGCGACTCGGCCGACCCGTCCACCGGCAACGTGGCCAAGTACAACGCCAACGACGCCATCACGACGCTGACGGCGGCCGGTATGCCGAAGAACAAGATCCTGCTGGGGATCCCGTTCTACGGACGCGGCTGGAAAGGCGTACCGGCGGGTCCGAACGGCAATGGCCTGTACCAGACCGCCAGCGGTCCGGCACCGGGCGCGTACGAAGCGGGCATCGACGACTACAAGGTCCTCGTCAACAAGGCCGGCCAGCGCTGGTACCACCCGCAGACCAAGCAGCTGTTCCTGTACACCAGCACGGGCGAATGGTGGAGCTACGACGACCCGACCGTGATCGCCACGAAGATGCAGTACGTGCGCGACCAGGGCCTGCGCGGCGCCTTCTCGTGGGAGCTGGATGGCGACGCCAACGGCGCGCTGACCAGCGCCGTCTGGAAAGGCCGCTGA
- a CDS encoding calcium-binding protein yields MLADTASGTVALARAGDDLVIHYGSDEQLTVTGQFAGSGVGRIEFSGAVSVDTADLALQLVLNGTAGDDQLAGVAAGWSADDRIHGYGGADYLVDTDGGSNLLDGGDGNDTICYAAGGDNVVEGGAGNDSIVSQGTAGAGHASVVTGGGGDDCLVGGSGAETYLFRHGDGNDSILGDYADGGEGDAGSVDRLQFGAGIAPEDVTFSQEASLLVLRIRDPDNPAAVQSVRLFEWFGEHGSHYIESFGFANGVVLDAAQVAAVATRLFGTDGADSLRGYAETTLIEGGDGADAILANSNGTVTVRGGAGNDYITYVPRAATLMEGGSGDDTIVGQGPANEFEHVIVGGAGNDSLQGSEGRETYLFNRGDGGDIVRDSGPGAQGDRIVFGAGITRADVAASREGDDLLLRIAGDPGTGDSIRVQQWFYGPERRIESVQFADGGALTAAQVSAQANTLIGTAGNDTLTGYHGTPLIDGLAGDDVITGGGTAAVLRGGSGNDRVLYAGNVNNTVEGGSGDDYLAWTSGCSAYASNLLAGGSGNDTLVGGDGADTYQYHRGDGSDVIGDVGAAWVTDRLAFGAGIARADVLDTRMGQDLVLLVRDPGNQDTPDRIRVRDWFAGDSYRIERLEFAAGVAVGGSQLATLGATLKGGEGHDTLNSYAETRAIDGGGGNDTIGGGALVASLLGGAGNDTIRFAAEANAAVDGGSGNDILSASSATGAMGSTRITGGSGDDTITGSYGATTYYFNRGDGRDVVTDNGDTASTDRLVFGAGIGQADLALRRSVNDLVVTIGEDPANPGAGERIVVTGWFAAAGRVIERIEFADGTSLTAAQVSGMTFGTAGNDVLGTPQEQHLLAGLGGDDRLTAASRAALLDGGAGNDTLAGGTAADFLYGGRGNDSVTAGGNDVVGFNGGDGVDTLLAASGNVTLSLGGALDPGQLCLSQAGTDLLLGLGGGDSVTLKDWYAASAAHGVARLQWVAVDQGVTLVDIRALAAAFDNARAGDSGVGTWQPEAGLADFALAGTPGTAYGGAIAADVAAHGGVTLLAPVLDVLRSGLFGAEAQAV; encoded by the coding sequence GTGCTGGCCGATACGGCCAGCGGCACCGTCGCGCTGGCGCGTGCCGGCGACGACCTGGTGATCCACTACGGCAGCGACGAGCAGCTGACCGTGACCGGCCAGTTCGCCGGCAGCGGCGTCGGTCGCATCGAGTTTTCCGGCGCCGTCAGCGTCGACACCGCCGACCTGGCGCTGCAACTGGTGCTGAACGGCACCGCCGGCGACGACCAACTGGCCGGTGTCGCCGCCGGCTGGTCGGCGGACGACCGGATCCACGGCTACGGCGGCGCCGATTACCTGGTCGACACCGATGGCGGCAGCAACCTGCTCGATGGCGGCGACGGCAACGACACCATCTGCTACGCGGCCGGCGGCGACAACGTCGTCGAGGGCGGCGCCGGCAACGACAGCATCGTCAGCCAGGGCACGGCCGGTGCCGGCCACGCCAGCGTGGTCACGGGCGGCGGCGGTGACGACTGCCTGGTCGGCGGCAGCGGCGCGGAGACATACCTGTTCCGGCATGGCGACGGCAACGACAGCATACTGGGCGACTACGCCGACGGCGGCGAAGGCGACGCCGGCAGCGTGGACCGGCTCCAGTTCGGTGCCGGCATCGCGCCGGAAGACGTCACGTTCAGCCAGGAAGCGAGCCTGCTGGTGCTGCGCATCCGCGACCCCGACAACCCGGCGGCGGTGCAAAGCGTGCGCCTGTTCGAATGGTTCGGCGAACACGGCAGCCATTACATCGAATCGTTCGGGTTCGCCAACGGCGTCGTGCTGGACGCGGCCCAGGTGGCGGCCGTCGCGACGCGCCTGTTCGGCACGGACGGCGCCGACTCGCTGCGCGGCTACGCCGAGACCACGCTGATCGAAGGCGGCGACGGCGCCGACGCGATCCTGGCGAACTCGAACGGCACCGTGACCGTGCGCGGTGGCGCCGGCAACGACTACATCACCTACGTGCCGCGCGCGGCCACGCTGATGGAGGGGGGCAGCGGCGACGACACCATCGTCGGCCAGGGCCCGGCCAACGAGTTCGAGCACGTCATCGTGGGCGGCGCCGGCAACGACAGCCTGCAGGGGTCGGAAGGACGCGAGACCTACCTGTTCAACCGCGGCGACGGCGGCGACATCGTGCGCGACAGCGGCCCAGGCGCCCAGGGCGACCGCATCGTGTTCGGCGCCGGCATCACGCGCGCCGACGTCGCCGCCAGCCGCGAGGGTGACGACCTGCTGCTGCGCATCGCCGGCGATCCGGGCACGGGCGACAGCATTCGCGTGCAGCAGTGGTTCTACGGCCCCGAGCGCCGCATCGAGAGCGTGCAGTTCGCCGACGGCGGCGCGCTGACGGCGGCGCAGGTGTCGGCGCAGGCCAATACGCTGATCGGCACGGCCGGCAACGATACGCTGACGGGCTACCACGGCACGCCGCTGATCGACGGCCTGGCGGGGGACGATGTCATCACCGGCGGCGGCACCGCCGCCGTGCTGCGCGGCGGCAGCGGCAACGATCGGGTCCTGTACGCCGGTAACGTCAACAATACGGTGGAGGGGGGCAGCGGCGACGACTACCTGGCCTGGACCTCCGGTTGCAGCGCCTATGCCAGCAACCTGCTGGCCGGCGGCAGCGGCAACGACACGCTGGTCGGCGGCGACGGCGCCGACACCTACCAGTACCACCGCGGCGACGGCAGCGACGTGATCGGCGACGTCGGCGCCGCCTGGGTCACCGACCGGCTCGCGTTCGGTGCCGGCATCGCCCGGGCCGACGTCCTCGACACGCGCATGGGCCAGGACCTGGTATTGCTGGTGCGCGATCCCGGCAATCAGGACACGCCCGACCGCATCCGCGTGCGCGACTGGTTCGCCGGCGACAGCTATCGCATCGAGCGGCTGGAATTCGCCGCCGGCGTGGCCGTCGGCGGCAGCCAGCTGGCCACGCTGGGCGCCACGCTGAAGGGTGGCGAAGGCCACGACACGCTGAACAGCTACGCGGAGACGCGCGCCATCGATGGCGGCGGCGGCAACGACACGATCGGCGGCGGCGCGCTGGTCGCGTCATTGCTGGGTGGCGCCGGCAACGACACGATCCGCTTCGCCGCCGAGGCCAACGCCGCCGTCGATGGCGGCAGCGGCAACGACATCCTGAGCGCCAGCAGCGCCACCGGGGCAATGGGTAGCACCCGTATCACGGGCGGCAGCGGGGACGACACGATCACGGGCAGCTACGGCGCCACGACCTATTATTTCAACCGCGGCGACGGCCGCGACGTCGTCACCGACAACGGCGACACGGCCAGCACCGACCGGCTCGTGTTCGGCGCCGGCATCGGCCAGGCCGACCTGGCGCTGCGCCGCAGCGTGAACGACCTGGTCGTGACGATCGGCGAGGACCCGGCCAATCCGGGCGCGGGCGAGCGCATCGTGGTGACCGGCTGGTTTGCCGCCGCCGGCCGGGTCATCGAGCGCATCGAGTTCGCCGACGGCACCAGCCTGACGGCCGCCCAGGTCAGCGGCATGACGTTCGGCACGGCCGGCAACGACGTGCTCGGCACGCCGCAGGAGCAGCACCTGCTGGCGGGCCTGGGCGGCGACGACCGCCTGACGGCCGCCAGCCGCGCCGCGCTGCTCGACGGCGGCGCCGGCAACGACACGCTCGCGGGCGGCACCGCGGCCGACTTCCTGTACGGCGGGCGTGGCAACGACAGCGTGACGGCGGGCGGCAACGACGTCGTCGGCTTCAATGGTGGCGACGGCGTCGACACGCTGCTGGCCGCCAGCGGCAACGTCACGCTGTCGCTGGGCGGTGCGCTCGACCCCGGGCAGCTGTGCCTGTCCCAGGCCGGCACCGACCTGCTGCTGGGACTGGGCGGCGGCGACAGCGTGACGCTGAAGGACTGGTACGCCGCCAGTGCCGCCCATGGCGTGGCGCGCTTGCAATGGGTCGCTGTCGACCAAGGCGTCACGCTGGTCGATATCCGCGCGCTGGCCGCCGCGTTCGACAATGCCCGCGCCGGCGACAGCGGCGTCGGCACATGGCAGCCGGAGGCCGGCCTGGCCGACTTCGCCCTGGCCGGCACGCCCGGCACCGCCTACGGCGGAGCCATCGCGGCCGACGTGGCGGCGCATGGCGGCGTCACTTTGCTGGCGCCGGTGCTCGACGTGCTGCGCTCCGGCCTGTTTGGCGCCGAGGCGCAGGCGGTCTAG
- a CDS encoding TonB-dependent receptor: MLQPRTGFSHHPNTRRRLIALAVAGACTALTVPAGAQQIEAPTTSGASGEPAGQATAAQDAAPLAGDAGPKIVVKGIRASLQSTLNLKRNSDGIVDGIVADDIGKFPDTNLAESLQRISGVSIDRNRGEGAQVTVRGVGPDLNMVLLNGRQMPTSNLGDLAGRAFDFSNLASESIAQIQVYKSSRADTPPGGIGATINIMTGRPLDLGNTASVGAKVVYDTSNNHLPQEDKAKHSYTPEISGIYSTTWNDGMFGVAVSASYQERNLGVNTASITNGWQGPFRGDENSWGTIPQPGSAGAADIINRPDPGDVYAVPQNISYFMRGTQRQRTNGQLTFQFRPNKDVTTTLDYTYSQNKIQTRYHELSAWFNFGPSVSKWTDGPIAAPIYYQENVANQDIAMNGGDYATKSENNSLGFNAQWKVSRDLKLSLDVHHSTAESKADSPFGSENDLATVSFSRGNTRVDFSNEMPVLSIEGADFNRAPMQVSGSWFKNGYQKMKVDQVQASGRLNLMESSALNFGLSATNVENRSAFQQVQRDTWGGATTPSDYPQSLWRADTLGQYFSKLGGAGDPALFQQIHLFDFAAMRQRAIEATGLPDKYSPSLADPDYDRRTKEKSRALYFQLNTEWDTPLPMHSGLGFRYEKTDVTSTALSQTVAGINWVSQNELPFVFSGKEFTTLKGSYHNLLPSLDWDMDLRPDVKLRASYGHTMGRPRYDQIQGGTTIDPTGTVNGGKGSRGNPALKPVKSKNLDLSAEWYYDKQSVVSLGLYYKKLNNYAGQTVADETSPNVTTPVGGKYWNAALASGCIATDTNCLRNFIFRTFDGAQGVTRGPDNAAGNATGTITGIPGDPLVHYDITTFVNEKAATLKGAEINLQHMFGSSGFGIQANYTYVKSDLTFDNASKGNQFALVGLSDSANLIGIYEDARWSIRAAYNWRDKFLSAVTDPVGPNPQYVEPYGQLDLSIGYNVSPRLALSFEAINVTDETQRVHGRHERMVLSATQSGPRYMVGARYKF; the protein is encoded by the coding sequence GTGCTGCAACCGAGAACAGGCTTTTCCCACCATCCCAACACCAGGCGCCGCCTGATCGCGCTCGCCGTCGCAGGCGCGTGCACGGCCCTGACCGTGCCGGCCGGCGCCCAGCAGATCGAGGCCCCCACTACCAGCGGCGCCAGCGGCGAGCCTGCCGGCCAGGCCACGGCGGCGCAGGACGCGGCGCCGCTGGCGGGCGATGCCGGACCGAAGATCGTCGTCAAGGGCATCCGCGCCAGCCTGCAATCGACCCTGAACCTGAAGCGCAACTCGGACGGCATCGTCGACGGCATCGTCGCCGACGATATCGGCAAGTTCCCCGACACCAACCTGGCCGAATCGCTGCAGCGCATCTCCGGCGTGTCGATCGACCGCAACCGCGGCGAAGGCGCCCAGGTCACGGTGCGCGGCGTCGGGCCGGACCTGAACATGGTGCTGCTCAACGGCCGCCAGATGCCCACCTCCAACCTGGGGGACCTGGCCGGCCGCGCATTCGACTTCTCCAACCTCGCCTCGGAATCGATCGCGCAGATCCAGGTGTACAAGAGCTCGCGCGCCGACACGCCGCCGGGCGGCATCGGCGCCACCATCAACATCATGACGGGCCGCCCGCTCGACCTGGGCAACACCGCCAGCGTCGGCGCCAAGGTGGTGTACGACACCTCCAACAACCACCTGCCGCAGGAAGACAAGGCCAAGCACTCCTACACGCCGGAGATCTCCGGCATCTACAGCACCACGTGGAACGACGGCATGTTCGGCGTGGCCGTCAGCGCCAGCTACCAGGAGCGCAACCTGGGCGTCAACACCGCCTCGATCACCAACGGCTGGCAGGGCCCGTTCCGCGGCGACGAGAACAGCTGGGGCACGATCCCGCAGCCGGGCAGCGCCGGCGCGGCGGACATCATCAACCGCCCCGACCCGGGCGACGTCTACGCGGTACCGCAGAACATCTCCTACTTCATGCGCGGCACGCAGCGCCAGCGCACCAACGGCCAGCTGACCTTCCAGTTCCGGCCCAACAAAGACGTCACGACCACGCTGGACTACACCTACTCGCAGAACAAGATCCAGACCAGGTACCATGAGCTGTCGGCCTGGTTCAACTTCGGCCCCTCGGTCAGCAAATGGACCGACGGCCCGATCGCCGCGCCGATCTACTACCAGGAAAACGTGGCGAACCAGGACATCGCCATGAACGGCGGCGACTACGCGACCAAGTCGGAAAACAATTCGCTCGGCTTCAACGCCCAGTGGAAGGTGTCGCGCGACCTGAAACTGAGCCTGGACGTGCACCACTCCACCGCCGAATCGAAGGCGGACAGCCCGTTCGGCTCGGAGAACGACCTGGCCACCGTCAGCTTCAGCCGCGGCAATACCCGGGTGGACTTCAGCAACGAGATGCCGGTGCTGTCGATCGAGGGGGCGGACTTCAATCGCGCGCCGATGCAGGTGTCCGGCTCGTGGTTCAAGAACGGCTACCAGAAGATGAAGGTCGACCAGGTGCAGGCCAGCGGCCGGCTCAACCTGATGGAAAGCTCGGCGCTGAACTTCGGCCTGTCCGCCACCAATGTCGAGAACCGCTCCGCCTTCCAGCAGGTCCAACGCGACACCTGGGGCGGCGCCACCACCCCAAGCGACTACCCGCAGTCGCTGTGGCGCGCCGACACGCTGGGCCAGTACTTCAGCAAGCTCGGTGGCGCGGGCGACCCGGCCCTGTTCCAGCAGATCCACCTGTTCGACTTCGCCGCCATGCGCCAGCGCGCCATCGAAGCCACCGGTCTGCCGGACAAGTACTCGCCCAGCCTGGCCGACCCGGACTACGACCGCCGCACCAAGGAGAAGAGCCGCGCGCTGTACTTCCAGCTCAATACGGAGTGGGATACGCCGCTGCCGATGCACTCGGGCCTGGGTTTCCGTTACGAGAAGACCGACGTCACCTCCACCGCGCTGTCGCAGACGGTGGCCGGGATCAACTGGGTGTCGCAGAACGAGCTGCCGTTCGTCTTCAGCGGCAAGGAGTTCACCACGCTCAAGGGCAGCTACCACAACCTGCTGCCCAGCCTGGACTGGGACATGGACCTGCGCCCCGACGTCAAGCTGCGCGCCAGCTACGGCCACACGATGGGCCGGCCACGCTACGACCAGATCCAGGGCGGCACCACGATCGACCCGACCGGCACCGTCAACGGCGGCAAGGGTTCGCGCGGCAATCCGGCACTGAAACCCGTGAAGTCGAAGAACCTGGACCTGTCGGCCGAGTGGTACTACGACAAGCAGAGCGTGGTCTCGCTGGGCCTGTACTACAAGAAGCTGAACAACTACGCGGGCCAGACCGTGGCCGACGAGACCTCGCCCAACGTCACCACGCCCGTCGGCGGCAAGTACTGGAACGCGGCGCTGGCCTCGGGCTGCATCGCCACCGACACCAACTGCCTGCGCAACTTCATCTTCCGCACGTTCGACGGCGCGCAGGGCGTGACGCGCGGGCCGGACAACGCGGCCGGCAACGCCACCGGAACGATCACCGGCATTCCCGGCGATCCGCTGGTCCACTACGACATCACCACCTTCGTCAACGAGAAGGCGGCGACGTTGAAAGGCGCCGAGATCAACCTGCAGCACATGTTCGGCAGCAGCGGCTTCGGCATCCAGGCCAACTACACCTACGTCAAGTCCGACCTGACGTTCGACAATGCCAGCAAGGGCAACCAGTTCGCACTGGTGGGGCTGTCCGACTCGGCCAACCTGATCGGCATCTACGAGGACGCCAGGTGGTCGATCCGCGCCGCCTACAACTGGCGCGACAAGTTCCTGTCGGCCGTCACCGACCCGGTCGGGCCGAACCCGCAGTACGTGGAGCCGTACGGCCAGCTGGACCTGTCGATCGGCTACAACGTCAGCCCGCGCCTGGCCCTGTCGTTCGAGGCCATCAACGTGACGGACGAGACGCAGCGGGTGCACGGGCGGCACGAACGGATGGTGCTGTCGGCCACCCAGTCGGGGCCGCGCTACATGGTCGGGGCGCGCTACAAGTTCTGA